The following proteins come from a genomic window of Flavobacteriales bacterium:
- the paaC gene encoding phenylacetate-CoA oxygenase subunit PaaC produces MEKKDALYTYCLRLADNSLVLGNRLSEWCGHGPFLEEDLALTNIALDKIGQSRTLYQYACEIEGKGKTEDDLAYKRSEREFYNTLLAEQPNGDFAVTIVREFLNDHLDLLVYEKLTESNDPVLKAFGEKSIKELQYHIRHVDQWILRLGDGTDESHQRMKDALQLLWPFTGELFEKDEVDAMLVKEGIAPDVSALKEQWHKAVQEVLNEATLDMPEDAWMHTGGKREGRHSEHLGYMLAQMQFLPRAYPDAKW; encoded by the coding sequence ATGGAGAAGAAAGATGCACTATATACATACTGTCTGCGGCTTGCCGACAACTCACTCGTACTCGGCAACCGGCTTTCAGAGTGGTGCGGTCATGGTCCGTTCCTGGAAGAAGATCTCGCCCTCACCAACATCGCTTTGGATAAGATCGGTCAATCCCGCACGCTCTACCAATATGCCTGTGAGATCGAAGGCAAAGGCAAAACGGAAGATGATCTGGCCTACAAACGCAGTGAGCGTGAGTTTTACAACACCCTGCTTGCTGAGCAACCCAATGGCGACTTTGCCGTGACCATCGTTCGTGAATTTCTGAACGACCACCTGGATCTGCTCGTCTATGAGAAACTGACCGAAAGCAATGACCCTGTTCTGAAAGCCTTCGGCGAGAAATCCATCAAAGAGCTGCAATACCACATCCGTCATGTTGACCAATGGATTTTACGTCTGGGCGACGGAACCGATGAAAGCCACCAACGGATGAAGGATGCATTGCAACTGCTGTGGCCTTTTACCGGTGAACTCTTTGAAAAAGATGAGGTGGATGCCATGCTGGTCAAAGAAGGCATCGCACCGGATGTCAGCGCACTGAAAGAGCAATGGCATAAAGCGGTGCAGGAAGTGCTGAATGAAGCAACCCTTGACATGCCCGAAGATGCCTGGATGCATACCGGAGGGAAACGAGAAGGACGACATTCCGAACACCTGGGATATATGCTCGCACAAATGCAGTTTCTGCCCCGGGCTTATCCCGATGCAAAGTGGTAA
- the paaJ gene encoding phenylacetate-CoA oxygenase subunit PaaJ, with the protein MVNPDKETIWQWLDSLPDPEIPVISIVELGMVRDVEVVGDNVVVTVTPTYTGCPAVKMIEDDIMKLLSGKGIAHPQVKSVNSPAWTTDWITSEAKKKLMDYGITPPPVSTEDKGALLDTPKEVRCPRCKSTNTLLKSQFGSTPCKALYICSDCLEPFDYFKCI; encoded by the coding sequence GTGGTAAATCCGGACAAAGAGACCATCTGGCAATGGCTTGATTCACTCCCCGATCCGGAGATTCCGGTGATCAGTATCGTGGAACTCGGTATGGTGCGCGATGTGGAAGTCGTTGGCGACAACGTAGTGGTCACTGTTACCCCGACCTACACCGGATGTCCGGCCGTAAAGATGATCGAAGATGATATCATGAAGTTGCTTTCCGGGAAAGGAATAGCACATCCCCAGGTAAAGTCGGTCAACTCACCTGCATGGACCACGGACTGGATCACATCTGAAGCGAAAAAGAAATTGATGGACTATGGCATCACCCCACCACCCGTATCTACCGAGGATAAAGGTGCGCTGCTGGACACACCAAAGGAAGTACGCTGCCCCCGATGCAAATCCACCAACACATTGTTGAAAAGTCAGTTCGGATCCACACCTTGCAAAGCTTTGTACATCTGTAGCGACTGCCTTGAACCTTTTGATTATTTCAAATGCATATGA